Sequence from the Streptomyces mobaraensis NBRC 13819 = DSM 40847 genome:
CGCTGGTCAAACGGGGTGACATCGACGTCGTCGTCGAGGTCATCGGCGGCATCGAGCCGGCCCGCACCCTGATCACCACCGCCTTCGAGCACGGCGCGAGCGTCGTCTCGGCCAACAAGGCGCTGCTCGCCGAGGACGGCGCCGCCCTGCACGCCGCCGCCGGGCAGCACGGCACGGACCTCTACTACGAGGCCGCCGTCGCCGGCGCCATCCCGCTGATCCGCCCGCTGCGCGAGTCCCTCGCCGGCGACAAGGTCAACCGGGTGCTCGGCATCGTCAACGGCACCACCAACTTCATCCTCGACAAGATGGACTCGACGGGCGCCGGCTATCAGGAGGCCCTGGACGAGGCCACCGCCCTCGGCTACGCCGAGGCGGACCCCACGGCCGACGTCGAGGGCTTCGACGCCGCGGCCAAGGCCGCGATCCTGGCCGGTATCGCCTTCCACACCCGCGTCCGCCTCGACGACGTGCACCGCGAGGGCATGACGGAGGTCACGGCCGCCGACTTCGCCTCCGCGAAACAGATGGGCTGCACCATCAAACTGCTGGCCATCTGCGAGCGCGCCGCCGACGGCCGGTCGGTCACCGCCCGCGTCCACCCCGCGATGATCCCGCTCAGCCACCCGCTGGCCTCGGTCCGCGAGGCGTACAACGCGGTGTTCGTCGAGGCCGAGGCCGCCGGGCAGCTGATGTTCTACGGGCCGGGCGCCGGCGGCGCGCCGACCGCCTCCGCGGTCCTCGGCGACCTGGTCGCCGTCTGCCGCAACAAGCTGGCCGGGACCACGGGCCCGGGCGAGTCGGCGTACGCGCGGCTGACCGTCAGCCCCATGGGCGAGGTCGTCACGCGCTACCACATCAGCCTCGACGTCGCCGACAAGCCGGGCGTCCTCGCCCAGGTGGCCACGGTCTTCGCCGAGCACGGCGTGTCCATCGACACCGTCCGCCAGCAGGGCAAGGACGGCGAGGCGGCGCTGGTCGTCGTCACCCACCGGGCCCCCGACGCCGCCCTGTCGGCGACGGTCGAGGCGCTGCGCAGGCTGGACACGGTGCGCGGGGTCGCCAGCATCATGCGCGTCGAAGGTGAGTAGGGGAGCAAGGAAGACCATGTCTGCGAACAACGGCAACGCCGCCACCCGTCAGTGGCGCGGCATCATCGAGGAGTACCGCGACCGCCTCCCGGTCTCCGCGGACACGCCGGTGGTCACCCTGCGCGAGGGCGGCACGCCCCTGGTGCCGGCCCAGGTGCTCTCCGAGCGCACCGGCTGCGAGGTGCACCTCAAGGTCGAGGGCGCCAACCCCACCGGCTCCTTCAAGGACCGCGGGATGACGATGGCCATCACCCGGGCGAAGGAGGAGGGCGCCAAGGCCGTCATCTGCGCCTCCACGGGCAACACCTCCGCCTCCGCCGCCGCCTACGCGGTGCGCGCCGGGATGGTCTGCGCCGTCCTGGTGCCCGAGGGCAAGATCGCGCTCGGCAAGATGGGCCAGGCCCTGGTGCACGGCGCCCGCATCCTCCAGGTCGACGGCAACTTCGACGACTGCCTGGACCTGGCCCGCGCCCTGGCCGACAACTACCCGGTGGCTCTGGTCAATTCGGTCAATCCGGTGCGCATCGAGGGCCAGAAGACCGCCGCCTTCGAGATCGTGGACGCGCTCGGCGACGCCCCGGACATCCACGTCCTGCCGGTGGGCAACGCGGGCAACATCACCGCGTACTGGAAGGGGTACAAGGAGTACGCCGCCGACGGCGTCGCCTCCCGCACCCCGCGGATGTGGGGCTACCAGGCGTCCGGCTCGGCGCCGATCGTGCGCGGCGAGCCGGTGAAGGAGCCGCACACCATCGCCACCGCCATCCGCATCGGCAACCCCGCCTCATGGCGGTTCGCCGAGCAGGCGCGTGACGAGTCCGGCGGGCACATCGACGAGGTGACCGACCGCCAGATCCTCGCCGCCTACCGGCTGTTGGCCGCGCAGGAGGGCGTCTTCGTCGAGCCCGCCTCGGCGGCGAGCGTCGCCGGTCTGCTGAAGGCCGCCGAGCAGGGCAAGGTGGACCCGGGCCAGCGCATCGTCTGTACGGTCACGGGCAACGGCCTCAAGGACCCCGACTGGGCGGTGGCCGGTGCCCCGCAGCCGGTGACCGTACCGGTGGACGCGGCCGCGGCGGCCGAGCGGCTCGGGCTCGCGTAGCGGCGGGCGGCGGCCGTCCCACGGTCCGTGACCCCGGCCGCGTACCCGCGCGTCCGCCGCGTACGTACGCCGCCCCCCCCGGGCGGCCGCCCCTCACGGGACGGCCGCCCGGCTCCCGGGAGGGCGCAGGCACCTCCCGGCGCCGGGCGCGACGCGACGGACGGGCGGGGCGCGGCGGACCCGTAGTGGACACGACGGACCCATAGACGGACCCATAAAGGAACACCGGAGAAAAAGGGAGAGCGAAAAATTTCGCCCGCTCCCCTCCGAATCCGCGAATCCGCAGGTCACAACCCCGACGAAAGCCCGCCAAAATCGACACGGGGCATGGCTTGGCGTGCGACACGCATCGCGCGCCTCCTGTGCGCCCTATGTCGCCACAGAACCTTCCTTCGATAGGCTGTCCTCACTCCGCCCCGTCGCTGACCCAAGCCGCCCCCCATGCGGTATCGCCGTCGCGGCCCTTGCGGATGTCGCACGCCCTACCAAGGCCACATCAAGGAGAGTCATCGAGCGATGGCCGGTCCCGCCTTCCGCGCCGCCGCCGTCCGAGTGCGCACCCCCGCCACCAGCGCCAATCTCGGTCCCGGCTTCGACGCCCTCGGTCTGTCCCTGGGGCTCTACGACGACGTCGTGGTCCGGGTGGCCGAATCCGGGCTGCACATCGACATCGCCGGCGAGGGCGCCGATTCGCTCCCGCGCGACGAGGGTCACCTGCTCGTACGGTCCCTGCGCACCACGTTCGACCTGCTGGGCGGCCAGCCGCGCGGCCTGGAGGTCGTCTGCGCCAACCGCATCCCGCACGGCCGCGGCCTGGGCTCCTCGGCCGCCGCGATCTGCGCCGGGATCGTCGCCGCCCGGGCGGTGACCATAGGCGGGGCCGAGCGGCTCGACACCACGGCGATGCTGGAGCTGGCCACCGAGATCGAGGGTCACCCGGACAACGTCGCGGCCTGCCTGCTCGGCGGTTTCACCCTGGCCTGGATGGACGGGGGAGCGGCCCGCGCGGTGCGGATGGACCCCGCCGATTCCATCGTTCCGGTGGTCTTCGTGCCCGGTCGTCCCGTGGCGACGGAGACCGCGCGCGGCCTGCTGCCGCGCACGGTCCCCCATGTGGACGCCGCGGCCAACGCCGGTCGGGCCGCGCTGCTCGTCGAGGCCCTGACCAGGCGCCCCGACCTGCTGCTGCCGGCCACCGAGGACCGGCTCCACCAGGAGTACCGCGCCCCGGCGATGCCGGAGAGCGTGGCCCTGGTCAACCGACTGCGGGCGGACGGCGTCCCCGCGGTCGTCTCCGGCGCGGGCCCCACGGTGCTCGCGCTGGTCGAGGACAGTGCGGCGGACAAGGTCGCACGGCTGGCGGGCGAGGGGTGGGCGGCCAACCGGCTGTCCCTCGACGCCGGGGGGACGAGTGTGCTGCCGCTCGCCTGACAAGGGGCGGAACGCGGTGGCACACCGCCGAGGAAGGCCCCGCGGAAAACGCGGTTGCCGGACTTTGAGAGGGGGAATGTTTGTGGGATCCGGTAGTGTTAACCTCAAGTCTGCACCCGAAGCCACGTCGGCTCGGTGCTCTGTGTCCCGATCAGGGACCGCTTTTCTTCCGGGAGCCTCCCAGACTGCCTGAGCAGATTCGAGCACGCTCCGGAAATCGGCGTGGGCGACATGAGTGATGCGATGCGTCTTGTCCTCACTGATTTCCCCACGTCGGCATCAACGCACTGATTCTTCCGCCGTACCGCGGCGGACCACCGCCCCGGCCCGGTCCGCGATCAGGACCGCAGCCGGACAGCACAACCGGTCGCCGAGCCAGACAGGCCGACGCCCGCTCCAGGGAAGGACCCCTTCGTGAGCGACACCACCGATCTGATGGGCGTGAACGCCGCGGGCACCAAGGGTGCCGCGGGCAATGCCTCCGCGCCCGCCACGGACGCTCCCGCCGCGCCTGCCACCGGTGCTTCCGCCGCCCCCCGGCGGCGACGCTCGGGCACGGGCCTCGACGCCATGGTCCTGGCCGAGCTCCAGCAGCTCGCCTCCAGCCTCGGCATCAAGGGCACCGCGCGGATGCGCAAAGGCCAGCTGATCGAGGTCATCAAGGAGAGGCAGGCCGGTTCCGGCGCCTCCGCCAAGCCCGCCGCCGAGCCGGCCGCGGAGCAGCCGGCGGAGAAGCCGAAGCGCCGCGCCACCTCCCGGGCCCGTACCGGCGAGGCCGCCGAGAAGACCGCCGAGCAGGCACCCGCCGCCCAGCAGCAGATCGAGATCCCGGGCCAGCCGGGCAGCGAGGAGGCGCCGGCCGGCGAGCGCCGCCGCCGCCGTGCCACCGCCCCCGCGGGCTCCCCGGAGCCCACCGCCGAGGCCCGCACCGAGGCCCGTGCCGAGGTGCTGACCTCGGAGAAGCCCGAGGCCGCGGTGGACACCGCCGAGGGCCGGGGCGCCAAGGGCGACCGCCAGGAGCGCGGCGACCGCGCCGAGCGAGGCCAGAAGGGCGACCGCCGCGAGCGGGGCGACCGCGGTGAGCGGGGCGAGCGCGGCGACCGTGGTGAGCGCGGCCAGCGCGACCGCCGCGACCGCCGCGGCGACGAGGCCGGCGCCGGCCAGCAGGGCGGCAACCGCCAGCAGCGCGCCGGGCGCGCCGAGGGCCCGCAGGACGACTTCGACGACGAGGCGGGCGGCCGCCGCGGCCGGCGCGGCCGTTACCGCGACCGCCGGGGCCGTCGTGGCCGCGACGAGTTCGCCAACGAGCCGCAGCTGTCCGAGGACGACGTCCTGATCCCCGTCGCGGGCATCCTGGACATCCTCGACAACTACGCGTTCATCCGCACCTCCGGCTACCTGCCGGGCCCGAACGACGTCTACGTCTCCCTCGCCCAGGTCCGCAAGAACGGCCTGCGCAAGGGCGACCACGTCACCGGCGCGGTGCGGCAGCCGAAGGACGGCGAGCGGCGCGAGAAGTTCAACGCCCTCGTGCGGCTCGACTCGGTGAACGGCATGGCGCCCGAAACCGGCCGCGGCCGCCCCGAGTTCCACAAGCTGACCCCGCTCTACCCGCAGGACCGGCTGCGGTTGGAGACCGACCCGGGCGTTCTGACGACCCGTATCATCGACCTGGTCGCCCCCATCGGCAAGGGCCAGCGCGGTCTGATCGTGGCCCCGCCGAAGACCGGCAAGACCATGATCATGCAGGCGATCGCCAACGCGATCACCACCAACAACCCCGAGTGCCACCTGATGGTCGTCCTGGTCGACGAGCGTCCGGAAGAGGTCACCGACATGCAGCGGTCGGTCAAGGGCGAGGTCATCTCCTCGACCTTCGACCGCCCGGCCGAGGACCACACCACCGTCGCCGAGCTGGCCATCGAGCGCGCCAAGCGCCTCGTGGAGCTGGGTCACGACGTGGTCGTGCTGCTCGACTCCATCACCCGCCTGGGCCGCGCCTACAACCTGGCGGCGCCCGCCTCCGGCCGCATCCTGTCCGGTGGTGTCGACTCGACCGCGCTCTACCCGCCGAAGAAGTTCTTCGGTGCCGCGCGGAACATCGAGGACGGCGGCTCGCTGACCATCCTGGCCACCGCGCTGGTCGAGACCGGCTCGCGGATGGACGAGGTGATCTTCGAGGAGTTCAAGGGCACCGGCAACATGGAGCTCAAGCTCGACCGGAAGCTCGCCGACAAGCGCATCTTCCCCGCGGTGGACGTCGACCCGTCCAGCACCCGCAAGGAGGAGATCCTGCTCGGCGGCGAGGAGCTCTCCATCGTCTGGAAGCTCCGCCGGGTGCTGCACGCGCTGGACTCGCAGCAGGCCATCGAGCTGCTCCTCGACAAGATGAAGCAGACGAAGTCGAACGCCGAGTTCCTGATGCAGATCGCCAAGACGGCGCCCGCGCCGGGCAACGGCAACGACTGACCCGGCGACCGCCGGCAGTCCCCGGAACCTCCCCGTCACGTCCGTGGCGGGGAGGTTCCGCGTTTTTCGGGGATTCCGGGACCGTTGTCCGGATCCCACGGGCACCCGGTGTCGCCTTCGTGATCTTGTCGAGTCCTCACCGTGACCTTCTGAGACTTCCGCCACAGGGGCACCCGCCGAAGCGCGGCGCACCGACGCCGATGCGACGGGCGAAAACGCAGGTGACAGGGGGTGTGGGTGGGTTTGTCGCGGCGTTCCGTCCGGTCGGTTCATAAGAAGGGGCTCTCACCGCTCCGTGCAACCCTGTCGCAGACCTCGCCGTCTGAAAGTGGCGAGGCACCGCGCCTGATCGGGCGGCAGGGGGGAAGCCGAACCAGCGGAGGACTGAGGAGCGTATGGCGGACGAGACCAGGGGCAGGCAGGCGGGAGCGCGCCGTCGGCGCCCCGGCGGACCCCATGGCCGCAGGCGCAAGCCCCGCGCGCGCCGCACGGGCTGGCGAATAGTCCTCTGGACGGCCGCGGCGCTGGTCGTCCTGGGCGGATCCGGGATCGGGTACGTCTACTTCAAGCTCAACGGCAACCTGCACGGCGTGGACATCAACTCCGCGCTCGGCACCGACCGCCCCGACAACGTGGACAACGGCTCGCAGGACATCCTCGTCCTGGGCTCCGACTCGCGGGCCGGCGACAACAACAAGTACGGCCGGGACGAGGGCAGCTCCCGCTCCGACACCGCGATGATCGTCCACGTCTACGCGGGTCACAAGCAGGCCAGCGTGGTCAGCATCCCGCGCGACACCATGGTCCCCCGGCCCGAGTGCAAGACCCTCGACGGCAAGACCAGCCCGGCCGTCCGGCGGGCGCAGTTCAACGACGCCTACTCGGTGGGCGGCGCGGTCTGCGCCGTGAAGACCGTCGAGGCCATGACCGGGATCCGGATGGACCACTACCTGGAGGTCGACTTCGCCGGCTTCCAGAAGCTCATCGACCGGCTCGGCGGCGTCGAGGTGACCACCACCAAGCCGATCCACGACAAGTGGAGCCACCTCGACCTCCCGGCCGGCAAGCACACCCTCAACGGCGAGCAGTCGCTCGGCCTCGTCCGCACCCGGCACGGCGTCGGCGACGGCAGCGACCTCGGCCGGATCAAGCTCCAGCAGGCGTTCATCAAGGCGCTGATCGACCAGGTCAAGTCCGTCGGCCTGTTCACCAGCCCGACCAAGCTCTACGGGATCGCGGACACCGCCACCAAGGCACTCACCACCGACTCCGACCTGGCCTCGGTCAACAAGCTGCTCTCCTTCGCCAACGGCCTCAAGGGCATCGGCTCCGGGGACATGCACATGGTGACCCTGCCCGTCACCACCGACCCGCTGGACAAGAACCGCGTGGTGCCTCTCGCGTCCGCCAAGGAGATGTGGCGGGCGCTGCACGAGGACAAGCCGATCCCCGCGTCGGCCCTCAAGGGCGGCGAGGGGACGAAGACGGACGCCGACGGCGTCGTGAAGTAGTCCGCGGCCGGTCGCGCCCCCCGGAAAGAGCCTGGGAATAACGGGCTCCCGGACCCCGTTTTGGGGGATGCGACCGGTACTGGCAGACTGGTACGTCGGCCCCGGTTCACGTACGGCAATCCCGCCGCACGACCCGGTGCCCTCCCGAACCTAGGAGATCCCTTGAAGCGCGACATCCACCCGGAGTACGTCGAGACCCAGGTCAGCTGCACCTGTGGCGCCTCGTTCACCACCCGTAGCACCGTCGCGGACGGCACCATCCGTGCCGACGTGTGCTCCGAGTGCCACCCGTTCTACACGGGCAAGCAGAAGATCCTCGACACCGGTGGCCGTGTGGCGCGGTTCGAGGCCCGCTTCGGCAAGAACGCCGGGTCCGCCAAGAAGTAGCGACCCGCAGGCGCCGGTCGGCCGTCCCTCCTCGGCGGGGGACGGCCGCACCGGCGCTTTGTCGTCCGGCAGGTCCGTGACAGGTCCGTCACTTCCAGCAGCTCCGTCACCTTCGTAGGGAATCCTGATGTTCGAGGCAGTCGAGGAACTGATCGGCGAGCACGCCGACCTCGAGAAGCGGCTCGCCGACCCCGCGGTCCACGCGGACCAGGCCAACGCCCGCAAGCTCAACAAGCGCTACGCAGAGCTGACCCCGATCGTCGGCACGTACCGCTCCTGGAAGCAGACCGCGGACGACATCGAGACGGCCCGCGAGTTCGCGGCCGACGACCCCGACTTCGCCGCCGAGGTCAAGGAGCTGGAGAAGCGGCGCGAGGAGCTCACCGAGAAGCTCCGCCTGCTGCTCGTCCCGCGCGACCCCAGCGACGACAAGGACGTCATCCTGGAGATCAAGGCCGGTGCCGGCGGCGACGAGTCCGCGCTCTTCGCGGGCGACCTGCTGCGCATGTACCTGCGCTACGCCGAGCGCGTCGGCTGGAAGACCGAGATCATCGACTCCACCGAGTCCGAGCTCGGCGGCTACAAGGACGTCCAGGTCGCCGTCAAGACCAAGGGCAACGTCACCCCCGAGCCCGGCCAGGGCGTCTGGGCCCGGCTGAAGTACGAGGGCGGCGTGCACCGCGTCCAGCGCGTGCCGGCCACCGAGTCCCAGGGCCGCATCCACACCTCCGCCGCCGGCGTGCTCGTCACGCCCGAGGCCGAGGAGATCGACGTCGAGATCAACCCCAACGACCTGCGGATCGACGTCTACCGCTCGTCCGGCCCCGGCGGCCAGTCCGTCAACACCACCGACTCGGCCGTCCGCATCACCCACCTGCCGACCGGCGTCGTGGCCTCCTGCCAGAACGAGAAGAGCCAGCTCCAGAACAAGGAGCAGGCCCTGCGCATCCTCCGCTCCCGGCTGCTCGCCGCGGCGCAGGAGAAGGCCGAGGCCGAGGCCGCCGACGCGCGCCGCAGCCAGGTCCGCACCGTCGACCGCTCCGAGAAGATCCGGACGTACAACTTCCCGGAAAACCGGATCTCGGACCACCGGGTCGGCTT
This genomic interval carries:
- the rpmE gene encoding 50S ribosomal protein L31 encodes the protein MKRDIHPEYVETQVSCTCGASFTTRSTVADGTIRADVCSECHPFYTGKQKILDTGGRVARFEARFGKNAGSAKK
- the rho gene encoding transcription termination factor Rho; this encodes MSDTTDLMGVNAAGTKGAAGNASAPATDAPAAPATGASAAPRRRRSGTGLDAMVLAELQQLASSLGIKGTARMRKGQLIEVIKERQAGSGASAKPAAEPAAEQPAEKPKRRATSRARTGEAAEKTAEQAPAAQQQIEIPGQPGSEEAPAGERRRRRATAPAGSPEPTAEARTEARAEVLTSEKPEAAVDTAEGRGAKGDRQERGDRAERGQKGDRRERGDRGERGERGDRGERGQRDRRDRRGDEAGAGQQGGNRQQRAGRAEGPQDDFDDEAGGRRGRRGRYRDRRGRRGRDEFANEPQLSEDDVLIPVAGILDILDNYAFIRTSGYLPGPNDVYVSLAQVRKNGLRKGDHVTGAVRQPKDGERREKFNALVRLDSVNGMAPETGRGRPEFHKLTPLYPQDRLRLETDPGVLTTRIIDLVAPIGKGQRGLIVAPPKTGKTMIMQAIANAITTNNPECHLMVVLVDERPEEVTDMQRSVKGEVISSTFDRPAEDHTTVAELAIERAKRLVELGHDVVVLLDSITRLGRAYNLAAPASGRILSGGVDSTALYPPKKFFGAARNIEDGGSLTILATALVETGSRMDEVIFEEFKGTGNMELKLDRKLADKRIFPAVDVDPSSTRKEEILLGGEELSIVWKLRRVLHALDSQQAIELLLDKMKQTKSNAEFLMQIAKTAPAPGNGND
- the prfA gene encoding peptide chain release factor 1, with product MFEAVEELIGEHADLEKRLADPAVHADQANARKLNKRYAELTPIVGTYRSWKQTADDIETAREFAADDPDFAAEVKELEKRREELTEKLRLLLVPRDPSDDKDVILEIKAGAGGDESALFAGDLLRMYLRYAERVGWKTEIIDSTESELGGYKDVQVAVKTKGNVTPEPGQGVWARLKYEGGVHRVQRVPATESQGRIHTSAAGVLVTPEAEEIDVEINPNDLRIDVYRSSGPGGQSVNTTDSAVRITHLPTGVVASCQNEKSQLQNKEQALRILRSRLLAAAQEKAEAEAADARRSQVRTVDRSEKIRTYNFPENRISDHRVGFKAYNLDQVLDGELDAVIQACVDADSAAKLAAAQ
- the thrB gene encoding homoserine kinase is translated as MAGPAFRAAAVRVRTPATSANLGPGFDALGLSLGLYDDVVVRVAESGLHIDIAGEGADSLPRDEGHLLVRSLRTTFDLLGGQPRGLEVVCANRIPHGRGLGSSAAAICAGIVAARAVTIGGAERLDTTAMLELATEIEGHPDNVAACLLGGFTLAWMDGGAARAVRMDPADSIVPVVFVPGRPVATETARGLLPRTVPHVDAAANAGRAALLVEALTRRPDLLLPATEDRLHQEYRAPAMPESVALVNRLRADGVPAVVSGAGPTVLALVEDSAADKVARLAGEGWAANRLSLDAGGTSVLPLA
- a CDS encoding LCP family protein, whose protein sequence is MADETRGRQAGARRRRPGGPHGRRRKPRARRTGWRIVLWTAAALVVLGGSGIGYVYFKLNGNLHGVDINSALGTDRPDNVDNGSQDILVLGSDSRAGDNNKYGRDEGSSRSDTAMIVHVYAGHKQASVVSIPRDTMVPRPECKTLDGKTSPAVRRAQFNDAYSVGGAVCAVKTVEAMTGIRMDHYLEVDFAGFQKLIDRLGGVEVTTTKPIHDKWSHLDLPAGKHTLNGEQSLGLVRTRHGVGDGSDLGRIKLQQAFIKALIDQVKSVGLFTSPTKLYGIADTATKALTTDSDLASVNKLLSFANGLKGIGSGDMHMVTLPVTTDPLDKNRVVPLASAKEMWRALHEDKPIPASALKGGEGTKTDADGVVK
- a CDS encoding homoserine dehydrogenase, with protein sequence MMRTRPLKVALLGCGVVGSEVTRIMTTHADDLAARIGAPVELAGIAVRRPDRVRAGVPAELITTDATALVKRGDIDVVVEVIGGIEPARTLITTAFEHGASVVSANKALLAEDGAALHAAAGQHGTDLYYEAAVAGAIPLIRPLRESLAGDKVNRVLGIVNGTTNFILDKMDSTGAGYQEALDEATALGYAEADPTADVEGFDAAAKAAILAGIAFHTRVRLDDVHREGMTEVTAADFASAKQMGCTIKLLAICERAADGRSVTARVHPAMIPLSHPLASVREAYNAVFVEAEAAGQLMFYGPGAGGAPTASAVLGDLVAVCRNKLAGTTGPGESAYARLTVSPMGEVVTRYHISLDVADKPGVLAQVATVFAEHGVSIDTVRQQGKDGEAALVVVTHRAPDAALSATVEALRRLDTVRGVASIMRVEGE
- the thrC gene encoding threonine synthase; amino-acid sequence: MSANNGNAATRQWRGIIEEYRDRLPVSADTPVVTLREGGTPLVPAQVLSERTGCEVHLKVEGANPTGSFKDRGMTMAITRAKEEGAKAVICASTGNTSASAAAYAVRAGMVCAVLVPEGKIALGKMGQALVHGARILQVDGNFDDCLDLARALADNYPVALVNSVNPVRIEGQKTAAFEIVDALGDAPDIHVLPVGNAGNITAYWKGYKEYAADGVASRTPRMWGYQASGSAPIVRGEPVKEPHTIATAIRIGNPASWRFAEQARDESGGHIDEVTDRQILAAYRLLAAQEGVFVEPASAASVAGLLKAAEQGKVDPGQRIVCTVTGNGLKDPDWAVAGAPQPVTVPVDAAAAAERLGLA